Proteins found in one Candidatus Poribacteria bacterium genomic segment:
- a CDS encoding S4 domain-containing protein, producing MRLDKFLQVSRLVKRRTIANTLCSKGAVSVNGHVAKAGKMLSVGDVIRMPGSPPATAERHPTGIEDVPESEYEVVELPSGNVSRARATTLYRQINP from the coding sequence ATGCGGTTAGATAAATTCCTGCAGGTCAGCCGCCTTGTAAAACGGCGGACAATTGCTAATACCCTCTGTAGCAAAGGCGCAGTAAGCGTCAACGGACACGTTGCAAAAGCTGGAAAAATGCTTTCTGTAGGTGATGTAATTCGTATGCCGGGGTCCCCGCCCGCTACTGCGGAAAGGCATCCAACAGGCATTGAGGACGTGCCAGAGTCTGAATACGAGGTTGTTGAGTTACCCTCTGGAAACGTCTCACGTGCGCGCGCTACAACACTCTACCGCCAAATAAACCCGTAG
- the pdxA gene encoding 4-hydroxythreonine-4-phosphate dehydrogenase PdxA yields the protein MTRTETQIQSEVTAFRNPRPLMRGETNTQHTPNRPKVGLTMGDAAGIGPEIIIKALADKSVYSMCQPIVIGSPAILQNACQFISTGTPELKFNVIKTPIQASTTPGTIDVLDVSSISPEEICLGTIDARAGAAAVKAIEVATQFAMQGELDAITTAPICKAAINRAGIPYSGHTEMLAAFTNTPDVVMMLCTPEALAPKPTLETATPYVETENNQVAFAVSFVTNHIALADVPKHLSVPRIVNVIRITQQVLTRCGISEPRLAVAGLNPHAGESGMFGEEEARFISPAIAQVQTQNGTIDGPLPADVLFVKANQGQWHAVIAMYHDQGNIPIKLLGFGKLVNVTLGLPIIRTSVDHGTAFDIAGKGIANESSLVAALNCASRLAN from the coding sequence ATGACTCGCACAGAAACGCAAATCCAATCTGAAGTCACTGCGTTTCGGAATCCTCGCCCGTTAATGCGGGGCGAAACGAATACGCAGCATACCCCAAATAGACCTAAGGTTGGGCTAACAATGGGAGATGCAGCTGGCATCGGTCCTGAAATCATTATCAAGGCACTTGCAGATAAAAGTGTATATTCAATGTGCCAACCGATTGTCATTGGAAGTCCTGCTATCCTTCAGAATGCTTGTCAATTTATATCCACTGGCACCCCCGAATTAAAATTTAATGTTATCAAGACACCGATACAAGCAAGCACAACGCCCGGAACAATTGATGTGCTTGATGTCTCTTCAATATCGCCTGAAGAGATTTGCCTCGGCACTATAGACGCGCGGGCAGGCGCTGCTGCTGTCAAAGCGATTGAGGTCGCCACACAGTTTGCGATGCAGGGTGAACTTGATGCTATCACGACTGCTCCAATTTGCAAAGCAGCCATAAACCGCGCAGGGATCCCCTACTCAGGACACACGGAAATGCTTGCGGCATTCACGAATACACCTGACGTAGTAATGATGCTCTGTACGCCTGAAGCATTAGCCCCAAAACCCACTTTGGAGACCGCAACACCCTATGTAGAGACGGAAAATAATCAAGTCGCTTTCGCAGTCTCTTTCGTGACGAACCATATCGCATTGGCTGACGTTCCGAAACATCTCTCTGTTCCAAGGATTGTGAACGTCATCCGAATCACGCAACAGGTGCTGACCCGCTGTGGTATTTCTGAACCCCGACTGGCCGTTGCGGGCCTAAACCCTCACGCGGGTGAGAGCGGTATGTTCGGAGAGGAGGAGGCGCGTTTTATCAGTCCAGCTATTGCCCAGGTCCAAACACAAAACGGGACGATAGACGGTCCGCTCCCTGCCGATGTGCTTTTTGTCAAAGCAAATCAGGGACAGTGGCACGCCGTTATCGCTATGTATCACGACCAAGGTAATATTCCGATAAAACTTCTCGGCTTTGGGAAACTTGTAAATGTCACCTTAGGCTTACCAATAATCCGTACGAGTGTAGACCACGGCACAGCGTTTGACATAGCCGGTAAAGGTATCGCTAATGAGAGCAGTCTTGTTGCGGCATTAAACTGCGCTTCACGACTCGCGAATTAA